In Dermacentor silvarum isolate Dsil-2018 chromosome 2, BIME_Dsil_1.4, whole genome shotgun sequence, the following proteins share a genomic window:
- the LOC119441637 gene encoding peptidyl-prolyl cis-trans isomerase NIMA-interacting 4 — MPPKGKGGDSKGGSKKGKGAGEAAEASDSKGGKQAKGGTAVKVRHILCEKQSKALEALEKIKGGMKFNEAAAAYSEDKARQGGDLGWMTRGSMVGPFQDAAFALPVSSLGNPVYTDPPVKTKFGYHIIMVEGKK, encoded by the exons ATGCCTCCCAAAGGAAAAGGCGGCGACTCCAAGGGAGGATCCAAGAAAGGCAAAGGCGCAGGAGAAGCAGCGGAAGCTTCGGACTCCAAGGGCGGCAAGCAGGCCAAAGGTGGAACGGCCGTTAAG GTTCGGCACATCCTGTGTGAGAAGCAGTCTAAGGCCCTGGAAGCACTCGAGAAGATCAAGGGAGGCATGAAATTCAATGAGGCGGCCGCCGCCTACAGTGAAGACAAAGCTCGCCAAGGG GGCGACTTGGGTTGGATGACGCGTGGATCGATGGTTGGCCCTTTCCAGGATGCGGCCTTTGCGCTGCCCGTTAGTAGCCTGGGCAATCCTGTCTACACAGACCCGCCCGTCAAGACCAAGTTTGGCTACCACATCATTATGGTCGAGGGAAAGAAGTAG